A stretch of the Gimesia chilikensis genome encodes the following:
- a CDS encoding co-chaperone GroES — MELNPLDDRIVIEPNVAEETTAGGIVLPDTAQEKPQSGTVIAVGPGRLLESGERCPVAVEVGDEVLYGKYGGTDIEVSGKEVKILRESDILAKIMK, encoded by the coding sequence ATGGAACTGAATCCCCTTGATGACCGTATTGTTATTGAACCCAATGTTGCTGAAGAAACCACTGCCGGTGGTATCGTGCTGCCTGACACGGCACAGGAAAAGCCACAAAGTGGCACTGTGATCGCCGTTGGTCCCGGACGTCTGCTGGAAAGCGGCGAACGCTGCCCGGTTGCCGTTGAAGTCGGCGACGAAGTTCTGTACGGCAAATACGGCGGAACCGACATTGAAGTTTCCGGCAAGGAAGTCAAGATTCTGCGCGAGAGCGACATTCTCGCCAAGATCATGAAATAA